The Euleptes europaea isolate rEulEur1 chromosome 2, rEulEur1.hap1, whole genome shotgun sequence genome has a segment encoding these proteins:
- the MRPL37 gene encoding LOW QUALITY PROTEIN: 39S ribosomal protein L37, mitochondrial (The sequence of the model RefSeq protein was modified relative to this genomic sequence to represent the inferred CDS: substituted 1 base at 1 genomic stop codon) — protein sequence MQQGPRRPREGRGEFAPGPSFRRAKGEAAPTARSPSQAQHRLPTRHAFRGGGRRKHGRRLXPAVRRLRREGAAAMLLCREWARRVARWAPCGQRRTKTGYGPRRPKGPLPRTPWTVRGPPPGAKLPWYLRKVPPVREQVPELDVVTYAGKMYRVPWLAKPRHEKWERGWHDRRHDGPCPDALPAYKERPCYVCQQLTRMLEGVKQASWLTKTKVIDGLPQQIHTIMTDTANELENQDERVQNAISHARFWVSSEEEIMEETYCPVLLEDLLNLCRAMATKHPLLAKRMVTQDYRVSATWERESLLLQVRGINGKLLNAVNPLEPVASKDEILATENDVLEPLYPIAPTIDLQEVNKYETRNDTGFQAGYPYPHPHTVYFAHGDKYHRMRPAQLRAKMLMFAFGNALAKARTLYGDEPRVLEKPIVVQSVGTDGQAFHFLVFQLNTTDLDPSHGVKNLAWIDADQLLYEDARYQPEIKKKVVTIPAGIHGYQPATFKKFLAFYLHGVV from the exons ATGCAGCAGGGCCCTCGACGCCCCAGGGAAGGCCGGGGGGAATTTGCACCCGGCCCCTCATTTCGACGCGCGAAGGGAGAGGCGGCGCCAACCGCGCGGAGTCCGTCCCAAGCGCAGCACCGCCTCCCTACCCGGCATGCCTTtcgcgggggggggagaaggaaacatGGCCGCCGCCTTTAGCCGGCGGTGAGGCGGCTGCGGCGTGAAGGGGCGGCCGCGATGCTGCTGTGCCGCGAGTGGGCCCGGCGGGTGGCGCGCTGGGCCCCCTGCGGGCAACGCCGCACCAAGACGGGCTACGGGCCTCGGCGGCCCAAGGGCCCGCTGCCCCGCACCCCCTGGACGGTTCGCGGGCCGCCGCCCGGCGCGAAGCTGCCCTGGTACTTACGGAAGGTGCCGCCGGTGCGGGAGCAGGTGCCCGAGCTCGACGTGGTGACGTACGCGGGCAAGATGTACCGCGTGCCCTGGCTGGCCAAGCCCCGCCACGAGAAGTGGGAGCGGGGCTGGCACGACCGCCGCCACGACGGGCCCTGCCCGGACGCCCTGCCCGCCTACAAAGAGCGGCCTTGCTACGTCTGCCAGCAGCTGACGCGCATGCTGGAAG GAGTAAAGCAAGCATCATGGCTAACGAAGACAAAGGTGATAGATGGTTTACCTCAGCAAATACATACCATAATGACTGACACAGCTAATGAACTGGAGAATCAGGATGAAAGAGTCCAAAATGCAATCTCTCATGCACGCTTCTGGGTTAGCAGTGAGGAGGAGATCATGGAAGAAACTTATTG CCCCGTACTTCTGGAAGACTTGCTTAACTTGTGCAGGGCTATGGCTACCAAACATCCCTTGCTGGCCAAACGAATGGTGACTCAAGACTATAGAGTGTCAGCAACGTGGGAAAGAG AATCACTTCTTCTTCAGGTTCGTGGTATCAACGggaaacttttgaatgctgtgAATCCTTTGGAACCTGTAGCATCTAAGGATGAAATATTAGCCACTGAAAATGATGTTTTAGAACCCTTATATCCTATTGCACCCACAATAGACCTTCAAGAAGTTAATAAATATGAAACAAGAAATGATACAG GTTTCCAAGCGGGTTACCCTTATCCTCATCCTCACACTGTATATTTTGCTCATGGTGACAAATACCATAGAATGCGACCAGCACAGCTTCGGGCTAAAATGTTGATGTTTGCTTTTGGGAACGCTCTGGCTAAGGCTAGGACACTATATGGG GATGAACCCAGAGTCTTGGAGAAACCCATTGTTGTCCAAAGTGTTGGCACAGATGGCCAAGCGTTCCACTTCCTGGTGTTCCAGTTAAACACCACTGATTTAGATCCTAGCCATGGTGTTAAAAACTTGGCCTGGATAGATGCAGACCAACTTCTGTATGAAGATGCCAGGTATCAACCAGAAATCAAGAAGAAAGTGGTCACG ATTCCTGCTGGAATACATGGCTATCAGCCAGCTACATTCAAGAAGTTCCTGGCATTCTACTTGCACGGTGTTGTGTGA